From the Xiphophorus maculatus strain JP 163 A chromosome 20, X_maculatus-5.0-male, whole genome shotgun sequence genome, one window contains:
- the ece1 gene encoding endothelin-converting enzyme 1 isoform X3: protein MSTYKRATLDEEELVDSTSDDVYGSSPMQVNFLPGRSSMCWVDKTQKEKRLLFLVCLLSVALFISFISAGVFYNQAHPGLCLSEPCITVTSSVLGALDRSVDPCHDFYNFACGGWVKNNPLPEGKSRWGPFSNLWEHNMLVMKRLLENKTMRGLSKAEEKAQRYFQACMNESKIEELGAKPLQQLISQIGGWALTEPWDKDNFQEVLRTVSASLRTSPFFTVFVSTDSKNSNSNVIQVDQSSLGLPSRDYYLNKTANEKYLTAYLNFLVELGVLLGGSEETSKTLMKEIVDFETSLANITVPLEERRDEELIYHKVQAKDLKDLAPAIDWMPYLTEVFAPVTLNESEPVVVYAKEYLQKVSELISNTNKSLLNNYMIMKVVRKMVSVLDQRFQDAEQRFLEVMYGTKKSCTPRWKLCVSDTDSALGFALGALFVKDTFAEDSKTIAEEMVAEIKGAFEDSLRDVSWMDSDTKKAAKEKADAIYNMVGYPEFIMNATKLDKVFNDFMVVSDLYFQNVMQYYNFSARVTADQLRKAPNRNQWSMTPPTVNAYYNPTKNEMVLPAGILQAPFYSRSWPKALNFGGIGVVMGHELTHAFDDQGREYDKDGNLRPWWKNSSVEAFKRQTQCMVEQYSNYSINKEPLNGKHTLGENIADNGGLKAAYKAYVNWIKNNGEEATLPALGMTNHQLFFVGFAQVWCAVRTPESSHEGVITDPHSPSRFRVIGTISNSREFSKHFGCKADAPMNPKHKCELW, encoded by the exons ATGTCAACCTATAAGAGAGCAACGTTAGATGAGGAGGAACTGGTGGACTCTACCAGTGATGATGTCTACGGATCATCACCCATGCAG GTGAACTTTTTGCCGGGCCGGAGCAGCATGTGTTGGGTGGACAAGACACAAAAAGAGAAGAGGTTGCTGTTTTTAGTGTGTCTCCTGTCAGTCGCCCTGTTCATATCATTCATCTCTGCTGGAGTCTTTTATAATCAAG CTCATCCAGGCCTGTGTCTTTCAGAGCCATGCATTACTGTCACCAGCTCTGTCCTGGGAGCACTGGACAGATCTGTGGACCCCTGCCATGACTTCTACAACTTTGCTTGTGGGGGCTGGGTGAAGAACAACCCTCTTCCAGAGGGAAAGTCCCGCTGGGGTCCTTTTAGCAACTTGTGGGAGCACAACATGCTTGTGATGAAACGTTTGTTAG aaaacaaaaccatgaGAGGACTGAGTAAGGCTGAGGAAAAAGCCCAACGATACTTTCAGGCCTGCATGAATGAGTCAAAGATCGAAGAATTAGGAGCAAAGCCTCTGCAGCAGCTAATCAGCCAG ATAGGAGGGTGGGCTCTGACTGAACCCTGGGACAAGGACAATTTCCAAGAAGTTCTCCGAACTGTCTCTGCCAGCTTGAGGACCTCCCCTTTCTTCACTGTGTTTGTTAGCACAGACTCCAAAAACTCTAACAGCAATGTCATCCAG GTGGATCAGTCTAGCCTGGGACTACCTTCAAGGGATTACTACCTCAACAAAACAGCCAATGAAAAG TATCTCACAGCATACCTCAACTTCCTGGTGGAGTTAGGAGTTCTCCTGGGTGGCTCGGAAGAGACGTCAAAGACGCTCATGAAAGAAATTGTGGACTTTGAAACCTCCCTGGCTAACATCACAGTGCCTCTGGAGGAGAGGCGAGACGAGGAGCTTATTTACCATAAAGTACAGGCGAAGGACCTGAAA GATCTGGCTCCTGCGATTGACTGGATGCCTTATCTGACAGAAGTGTTCGCACCTGTGACACTTAATGAGTCAGAGCCTGTTGTTGTCTATGCCAAAGAATACCTCCAGAAAGTTTCTGAGCTCAtatcaaacacaaataaaag ccTACTCAATAACTACATGATAATGAAGGTGGTTAGAAAAATGGTTTCCGTTTTAGACCAAAGATTCCAGGATGCAGAACAGCGCTTCCTTGAAGTCATGTATGGGactaaaaag agCTGTACTCCACGTTGGAAGCTGTGTGTAAGCGACACAGACAGTGCCTTGGGCTTTGCCCTTGGTGCCCTCTTCGTCAAGGACACTTTTGCAGAGGACAGCAAAACCATT GCTGAAGAAATGGTTGCTGAAATTAAAGGGGCATTTGAGGATAGCTTGAGAGATGTGAGCTGGATGGATTCAGAtacaaaaaaagctgcaaagGAGAAG GCAGATGCTATTTACAACATGGTTGGATATCCGGAATTTATTATGAACGCTACAAAGCTGGACAAAGTGTTCAATGAT TTTATGGTGGTGTCAGATCTTTACTTCCAGAATGTCATGCAGTACTACAACTTCTCAGCCAGAGTGACTGCAGACCAGCTGAGGAAAGCACCCAACAGAAACCA GTGGAGCATGACCCCTCCGACTGTAAATGCTTATTACAACCCGACAAAGAATGAGATGGTTCTACCAGCTGGAATCCTTCAGGCTCCGTTCTATAGTCGATCGTGGCCCAA agctCTCAACTTTGGTGGAATTGGAGTTGTCATGGGTCATGAACTGACTCATGCTTTTGATGACCAAG gcAGAGAATATGACAAAGATGGAAATTTGCGCCCCTGGTGGAAGAATTCTTCTGTGGAGGCCTTCAAGAGACAGACCCAGTGCATGGTGGAGCAATACAGCAACTATAGCATCAACAAAGAGCCTCTGAATGGAAAACACACACTGGGAGAGAACATTGCTGACAACGGGGGATTAAAAGCTGCTTATAAG GCCTATGTGAACTGGATCAAAAATAATGGCGAGGAAGCAACGCTGCCGGCTCTGGGAATGACGAATCatcagctgttttttgttggaTTTGCACAG GTATGGTGTGCTGTTAGGACACCTGAGAGCTCACATGAGGGTGTTATCACCGATCCCCACAGCCCATCAAGATTTCGAGTCATCGGTACCATCTCCAACTCACGGGAATTCTCAAAGCACTTTGGCTGCAAAGCAGATGCTCCAATGAACCCAAAACATAAGTGTGAGCTTTGGTGA
- the ece1 gene encoding endothelin-converting enzyme 1 isoform X2 — MEALRESFLHLTFQMSTYKRATLDEEELVDSTSDDVYGSSPMQVNFLPGRSSMCWVDKTQKEKRLLFLVCLLSVALFISFISAGVFYNQEPCITVTSSVLGALDRSVDPCHDFYNFACGGWVKNNPLPEGKSRWGPFSNLWEHNMLVMKRLLENKTMRGLSKAEEKAQRYFQACMNESKIEELGAKPLQQLISQIGGWALTEPWDKDNFQEVLRTVSASLRTSPFFTVFVSTDSKNSNSNVIQVDQSSLGLPSRDYYLNKTANEKYLTAYLNFLVELGVLLGGSEETSKTLMKEIVDFETSLANITVPLEERRDEELIYHKVQAKDLKDLAPAIDWMPYLTEVFAPVTLNESEPVVVYAKEYLQKVSELISNTNKSLLNNYMIMKVVRKMVSVLDQRFQDAEQRFLEVMYGTKKSCTPRWKLCVSDTDSALGFALGALFVKDTFAEDSKTIAEEMVAEIKGAFEDSLRDVSWMDSDTKKAAKEKADAIYNMVGYPEFIMNATKLDKVFNDFMVVSDLYFQNVMQYYNFSARVTADQLRKAPNRNQWSMTPPTVNAYYNPTKNEMVLPAGILQAPFYSRSWPKALNFGGIGVVMGHELTHAFDDQGREYDKDGNLRPWWKNSSVEAFKRQTQCMVEQYSNYSINKEPLNGKHTLGENIADNGGLKAAYKAYVNWIKNNGEEATLPALGMTNHQLFFVGFAQVWCAVRTPESSHEGVITDPHSPSRFRVIGTISNSREFSKHFGCKADAPMNPKHKCELW; from the exons ATGGAAGCACTGAGAGAATCATTTCTTCATTTGACTTTTCAGATGTCAACCTATAAGAGAGCAACGTTAGATGAGGAGGAACTGGTGGACTCTACCAGTGATGATGTCTACGGATCATCACCCATGCAG GTGAACTTTTTGCCGGGCCGGAGCAGCATGTGTTGGGTGGACAAGACACAAAAAGAGAAGAGGTTGCTGTTTTTAGTGTGTCTCCTGTCAGTCGCCCTGTTCATATCATTCATCTCTGCTGGAGTCTTTTATAATCAAG AGCCATGCATTACTGTCACCAGCTCTGTCCTGGGAGCACTGGACAGATCTGTGGACCCCTGCCATGACTTCTACAACTTTGCTTGTGGGGGCTGGGTGAAGAACAACCCTCTTCCAGAGGGAAAGTCCCGCTGGGGTCCTTTTAGCAACTTGTGGGAGCACAACATGCTTGTGATGAAACGTTTGTTAG aaaacaaaaccatgaGAGGACTGAGTAAGGCTGAGGAAAAAGCCCAACGATACTTTCAGGCCTGCATGAATGAGTCAAAGATCGAAGAATTAGGAGCAAAGCCTCTGCAGCAGCTAATCAGCCAG ATAGGAGGGTGGGCTCTGACTGAACCCTGGGACAAGGACAATTTCCAAGAAGTTCTCCGAACTGTCTCTGCCAGCTTGAGGACCTCCCCTTTCTTCACTGTGTTTGTTAGCACAGACTCCAAAAACTCTAACAGCAATGTCATCCAG GTGGATCAGTCTAGCCTGGGACTACCTTCAAGGGATTACTACCTCAACAAAACAGCCAATGAAAAG TATCTCACAGCATACCTCAACTTCCTGGTGGAGTTAGGAGTTCTCCTGGGTGGCTCGGAAGAGACGTCAAAGACGCTCATGAAAGAAATTGTGGACTTTGAAACCTCCCTGGCTAACATCACAGTGCCTCTGGAGGAGAGGCGAGACGAGGAGCTTATTTACCATAAAGTACAGGCGAAGGACCTGAAA GATCTGGCTCCTGCGATTGACTGGATGCCTTATCTGACAGAAGTGTTCGCACCTGTGACACTTAATGAGTCAGAGCCTGTTGTTGTCTATGCCAAAGAATACCTCCAGAAAGTTTCTGAGCTCAtatcaaacacaaataaaag ccTACTCAATAACTACATGATAATGAAGGTGGTTAGAAAAATGGTTTCCGTTTTAGACCAAAGATTCCAGGATGCAGAACAGCGCTTCCTTGAAGTCATGTATGGGactaaaaag agCTGTACTCCACGTTGGAAGCTGTGTGTAAGCGACACAGACAGTGCCTTGGGCTTTGCCCTTGGTGCCCTCTTCGTCAAGGACACTTTTGCAGAGGACAGCAAAACCATT GCTGAAGAAATGGTTGCTGAAATTAAAGGGGCATTTGAGGATAGCTTGAGAGATGTGAGCTGGATGGATTCAGAtacaaaaaaagctgcaaagGAGAAG GCAGATGCTATTTACAACATGGTTGGATATCCGGAATTTATTATGAACGCTACAAAGCTGGACAAAGTGTTCAATGAT TTTATGGTGGTGTCAGATCTTTACTTCCAGAATGTCATGCAGTACTACAACTTCTCAGCCAGAGTGACTGCAGACCAGCTGAGGAAAGCACCCAACAGAAACCA GTGGAGCATGACCCCTCCGACTGTAAATGCTTATTACAACCCGACAAAGAATGAGATGGTTCTACCAGCTGGAATCCTTCAGGCTCCGTTCTATAGTCGATCGTGGCCCAA agctCTCAACTTTGGTGGAATTGGAGTTGTCATGGGTCATGAACTGACTCATGCTTTTGATGACCAAG gcAGAGAATATGACAAAGATGGAAATTTGCGCCCCTGGTGGAAGAATTCTTCTGTGGAGGCCTTCAAGAGACAGACCCAGTGCATGGTGGAGCAATACAGCAACTATAGCATCAACAAAGAGCCTCTGAATGGAAAACACACACTGGGAGAGAACATTGCTGACAACGGGGGATTAAAAGCTGCTTATAAG GCCTATGTGAACTGGATCAAAAATAATGGCGAGGAAGCAACGCTGCCGGCTCTGGGAATGACGAATCatcagctgttttttgttggaTTTGCACAG GTATGGTGTGCTGTTAGGACACCTGAGAGCTCACATGAGGGTGTTATCACCGATCCCCACAGCCCATCAAGATTTCGAGTCATCGGTACCATCTCCAACTCACGGGAATTCTCAAAGCACTTTGGCTGCAAAGCAGATGCTCCAATGAACCCAAAACATAAGTGTGAGCTTTGGTGA
- the ece1 gene encoding endothelin-converting enzyme 1 isoform X1, whose amino-acid sequence MEALRESFLHLTFQMSTYKRATLDEEELVDSTSDDVYGSSPMQVNFLPGRSSMCWVDKTQKEKRLLFLVCLLSVALFISFISAGVFYNQAHPGLCLSEPCITVTSSVLGALDRSVDPCHDFYNFACGGWVKNNPLPEGKSRWGPFSNLWEHNMLVMKRLLENKTMRGLSKAEEKAQRYFQACMNESKIEELGAKPLQQLISQIGGWALTEPWDKDNFQEVLRTVSASLRTSPFFTVFVSTDSKNSNSNVIQVDQSSLGLPSRDYYLNKTANEKYLTAYLNFLVELGVLLGGSEETSKTLMKEIVDFETSLANITVPLEERRDEELIYHKVQAKDLKDLAPAIDWMPYLTEVFAPVTLNESEPVVVYAKEYLQKVSELISNTNKSLLNNYMIMKVVRKMVSVLDQRFQDAEQRFLEVMYGTKKSCTPRWKLCVSDTDSALGFALGALFVKDTFAEDSKTIAEEMVAEIKGAFEDSLRDVSWMDSDTKKAAKEKADAIYNMVGYPEFIMNATKLDKVFNDFMVVSDLYFQNVMQYYNFSARVTADQLRKAPNRNQWSMTPPTVNAYYNPTKNEMVLPAGILQAPFYSRSWPKALNFGGIGVVMGHELTHAFDDQGREYDKDGNLRPWWKNSSVEAFKRQTQCMVEQYSNYSINKEPLNGKHTLGENIADNGGLKAAYKAYVNWIKNNGEEATLPALGMTNHQLFFVGFAQVWCAVRTPESSHEGVITDPHSPSRFRVIGTISNSREFSKHFGCKADAPMNPKHKCELW is encoded by the exons ATGGAAGCACTGAGAGAATCATTTCTTCATTTGACTTTTCAGATGTCAACCTATAAGAGAGCAACGTTAGATGAGGAGGAACTGGTGGACTCTACCAGTGATGATGTCTACGGATCATCACCCATGCAG GTGAACTTTTTGCCGGGCCGGAGCAGCATGTGTTGGGTGGACAAGACACAAAAAGAGAAGAGGTTGCTGTTTTTAGTGTGTCTCCTGTCAGTCGCCCTGTTCATATCATTCATCTCTGCTGGAGTCTTTTATAATCAAG CTCATCCAGGCCTGTGTCTTTCAGAGCCATGCATTACTGTCACCAGCTCTGTCCTGGGAGCACTGGACAGATCTGTGGACCCCTGCCATGACTTCTACAACTTTGCTTGTGGGGGCTGGGTGAAGAACAACCCTCTTCCAGAGGGAAAGTCCCGCTGGGGTCCTTTTAGCAACTTGTGGGAGCACAACATGCTTGTGATGAAACGTTTGTTAG aaaacaaaaccatgaGAGGACTGAGTAAGGCTGAGGAAAAAGCCCAACGATACTTTCAGGCCTGCATGAATGAGTCAAAGATCGAAGAATTAGGAGCAAAGCCTCTGCAGCAGCTAATCAGCCAG ATAGGAGGGTGGGCTCTGACTGAACCCTGGGACAAGGACAATTTCCAAGAAGTTCTCCGAACTGTCTCTGCCAGCTTGAGGACCTCCCCTTTCTTCACTGTGTTTGTTAGCACAGACTCCAAAAACTCTAACAGCAATGTCATCCAG GTGGATCAGTCTAGCCTGGGACTACCTTCAAGGGATTACTACCTCAACAAAACAGCCAATGAAAAG TATCTCACAGCATACCTCAACTTCCTGGTGGAGTTAGGAGTTCTCCTGGGTGGCTCGGAAGAGACGTCAAAGACGCTCATGAAAGAAATTGTGGACTTTGAAACCTCCCTGGCTAACATCACAGTGCCTCTGGAGGAGAGGCGAGACGAGGAGCTTATTTACCATAAAGTACAGGCGAAGGACCTGAAA GATCTGGCTCCTGCGATTGACTGGATGCCTTATCTGACAGAAGTGTTCGCACCTGTGACACTTAATGAGTCAGAGCCTGTTGTTGTCTATGCCAAAGAATACCTCCAGAAAGTTTCTGAGCTCAtatcaaacacaaataaaag ccTACTCAATAACTACATGATAATGAAGGTGGTTAGAAAAATGGTTTCCGTTTTAGACCAAAGATTCCAGGATGCAGAACAGCGCTTCCTTGAAGTCATGTATGGGactaaaaag agCTGTACTCCACGTTGGAAGCTGTGTGTAAGCGACACAGACAGTGCCTTGGGCTTTGCCCTTGGTGCCCTCTTCGTCAAGGACACTTTTGCAGAGGACAGCAAAACCATT GCTGAAGAAATGGTTGCTGAAATTAAAGGGGCATTTGAGGATAGCTTGAGAGATGTGAGCTGGATGGATTCAGAtacaaaaaaagctgcaaagGAGAAG GCAGATGCTATTTACAACATGGTTGGATATCCGGAATTTATTATGAACGCTACAAAGCTGGACAAAGTGTTCAATGAT TTTATGGTGGTGTCAGATCTTTACTTCCAGAATGTCATGCAGTACTACAACTTCTCAGCCAGAGTGACTGCAGACCAGCTGAGGAAAGCACCCAACAGAAACCA GTGGAGCATGACCCCTCCGACTGTAAATGCTTATTACAACCCGACAAAGAATGAGATGGTTCTACCAGCTGGAATCCTTCAGGCTCCGTTCTATAGTCGATCGTGGCCCAA agctCTCAACTTTGGTGGAATTGGAGTTGTCATGGGTCATGAACTGACTCATGCTTTTGATGACCAAG gcAGAGAATATGACAAAGATGGAAATTTGCGCCCCTGGTGGAAGAATTCTTCTGTGGAGGCCTTCAAGAGACAGACCCAGTGCATGGTGGAGCAATACAGCAACTATAGCATCAACAAAGAGCCTCTGAATGGAAAACACACACTGGGAGAGAACATTGCTGACAACGGGGGATTAAAAGCTGCTTATAAG GCCTATGTGAACTGGATCAAAAATAATGGCGAGGAAGCAACGCTGCCGGCTCTGGGAATGACGAATCatcagctgttttttgttggaTTTGCACAG GTATGGTGTGCTGTTAGGACACCTGAGAGCTCACATGAGGGTGTTATCACCGATCCCCACAGCCCATCAAGATTTCGAGTCATCGGTACCATCTCCAACTCACGGGAATTCTCAAAGCACTTTGGCTGCAAAGCAGATGCTCCAATGAACCCAAAACATAAGTGTGAGCTTTGGTGA